A part of Populus alba chromosome 8, ASM523922v2, whole genome shotgun sequence genomic DNA contains:
- the LOC118053305 gene encoding uncharacterized protein isoform X1, which yields MADAHVIHFQTEHQPPPHTPLLDDDTDNIHSNSKSTPNHNPQQQNQGISIPNQNINQALEKLEAYLSFLGFNQSSLKSFLLSWAAFMLIGVLLPVALLELSQCSGCDKYQIKDFELDIVASQACLAAVSLICLSHNLRKYGIRKFLFVDRFGGHISRFSLLYIRQIKDSLRLLILWSLPCFILKVTREVIRVSYVRHESWLMSTAVLIGLIISWSYVSTISLSASILFHLICNLQVIHFEDYAKLLERDCDVLVFIEEHTRLRYHLSKISHRFRIFLILQFCVVTASQFVTLFRITGYRGIITGINGGDFAVSSIVQVVGIILCLHAATKISHRALGIASIASRWHALATCGQNDTSQLRVSNSTGNLEAANPQNSARINYSESDLESFDYIAMPTNMQLASYMTSYHKRQAFVLYLQNNPGGITIFGWIVDRGLINTIFFIELSLITFVLGKTIVFSS from the exons ATGGCAGATGCTCATGTAATACACTTCCAAACAGAACACCAACCTCCACCCCACACCCCTCTTCTTGATGATGATACTGATAATATACATAGTAACAGTAAATCAACTCCTAATCACAATCCACAACAACAAAACCAAGGGATTAGTATTCCAAACCAAAACATCAATCAAGCACTAGAAAAGCTTGAAGCATATCTATCATTTCTGGGATTCAATCAATCTTCTCTCAAGAGTTTTCTGCTTTCATGGGCTGCTTTTATGCTGATCGGTGTCCTGCTTCCGGTAGCACTACTGGAGCTGTCCCAATGTTCAGGGTGCGACAAGTACCAGATTAAGGATTTCGAGCTTGATATTGTGGCATCACAGGCCTGTCTTGCTGCTGTTTCTTTGATTTGCTTATCGCATAATTTACGCAAGTACGGTATTAGAAAGTTTCTCTTTGTTGATCGTTTTGGTGGCCATATATCTCGCTTTTCCCTTCTCTACATTCGACAGATTAAG GATTCTTTACGCTTGCTGATCCTCTGGTCGCTGCCATGTTTCATTCTGAAAGTTACGCGTGAAGTCATCCGCGTCTCGTATGTACGTCATGAATCATGGTTGATGTCTACTGCTGTTTTAATTGGTCTGATTATATCCTGGAGTTATGTGAGTACAATATCTTTATCAGCCAGCATTTTGTTTCATCTAATCTGCAATTTGCAAGTAATTCACTTTGAAGACTACGCAAAGCTGCTGGAAAGGGATTGtgatgttttggtttttatagAGGAGCACACCCGTCTGCGTTATCATCTCTCTAAGATAAGTCATAGGTTCCGAATCTTTCTTATTCTCCAGTTCTGTGTTGTTACAGCTAGTCAATTTGTGACTCTATTCCGAATCACAGGCTATCGTGGAATTATTACTGGTATAAATGGCGGTGATTTCGCG GTTTCCTCGATTGTCCAGGTTGTTGGCATAATCCTTTGCTTGCATGCTGCTACAAAAATATCCCATAGAGCCCTGGGTATTGCATCCATAGCAAGTAGATGGCATGCGTTAGCAACATGTGGTCAAAATGATACATCTCAACTGAGAGTTTCAAACAGCACGGGGAACTTAGAAGCTGCGAATCCACAAAACTCAGCACGGATAAATTATTCTGAAAGCGATTTAGAGTCATTTGATTATATTGCAATGCCTACAAATATGCAGTTGGCATCCTACATGACCTCATATCACAAAAGGCAAGCCTTTG TGCTATATTTGCAGAACAATCCTGGGGGAATAACTATTTTTGGCTGGATTGTCGATCGAGGACTTATTAACACAATCTTCTTCATTGAACTCTCTCTAATTACCTTTGTTCTTGGAAAGACAATAGTTTTCTCTTCTTGA
- the LOC118053325 gene encoding cyclin-dependent kinase G-2 → MAAGRYGGCHDNESRDHESDSELSREDFPYSKDKFDRIENGNGENDRGRVWELRDRARVRQKDIREREVTNGGYSSSSGRSDSGSSGSGGAHGPRKCGLSVRATDREPGELSSESGSDDAIDSESHAHKDSEVLKVVENGTRTPVEKKRKFSPIVWDRDDKPVSNSSKSGSPPAVTALPPPPPLPKAYRQSPSFIPEGGVGISPVKSSKNQNLLSSSPLKGSVGNSVSESPVELASSPMEEQWGNDQEAEHIEDEDYVPMRNISSSRWAAGNNSPVDEGEIVEDQEIPIRRKKMPHLEFLDSRARTKLSTPDPGDFKREGSDVARGRSSESDERGTCARSLSGDDYHGNGSGRDDYMEIDEEHNNSDSDTDPEDEDDSCKTPEPAGPPQRSVNMLQGCRSVDEFERLNKIDEGTYGVVYRARDKKTGEIVALKKVKMEKEREGFPLTSLREINILLSFHHPSVVDVKEVVVGSSLDSIFMVMEYMEHDLKGLMESMRQPFSQSEVKCLMLQLLEGVKYLHDNWVLHRDLKTSNLLLNNRGELKICDFGLARQYGSPLKTYTHLVVTLWYRAPELLLGAKQYSTTIDMWSLGCIMAELLSKGPLFNGKTEVDQLDKIFRILGTPNETIWPGFSKLPGVKVNFVKHQYNLLRKKFPATSFTGSPVLSDSGFDLLNKLLTYDPEKRITAEAALNHDWFREVPLPKSKDFMPTFPAQHAQDRRLRRIRKSPDPLEEQRRKESQQGELGTSGLFG, encoded by the exons ATGGCCGCTGGGAGATATGGGGGTTGTCACGATAATGAATCCAGGGATCACGAGTCTGATTCTGAATTGTCAAGGGAAGATTTTCCTTATTCTAAGGATAAATTTGATAGAATTGAGAATGGCAATGGTGAGAACGATAGGGGTCGAGTTTGGGAATTAAGGGATAGAGCCAGGGTTAGGCAGAAGGATATCAGGGAGAGAGAAGTGACTAATGGTGGGTATAGTTCGTCTTCTGGTAGAAGTGATTCAGGAAGCAGTGGTAGTGGTGGTGCCCATGGTCCACGGAAGTGTGGGCTTTCAGTTAGGGCCACGGATAGGGAGCCAGGTGAGCTGTCTAGTGAGAGTGGGTCCGATGACGCAATTGACTCCGAGTCACATGCTCACAAAGATAGTGAAGTTTTAAAAGTAGTGGAGAATGGGACTCGGACGCCTgtggagaagaagaggaagTTTTCTCCTATAGTCTGGGATAGAGATGACAAACCAGTGAGTAACTCATCAAAAAGTGGGAGCCCCCCTGCAGTGACTGCTCTCCCTCCACCGCCACCCCTGCCTAAGGCATACCGCCAGTCACCTAGTTTTATTCCAGAAGGAGGTGTCGGGATATCTCCTGTTAAAAGTAGTAAAAACCAGAATTTGCTATCTTCTTCACCGCTGAAGGGATCGGTTGGCAATTCTGTGTCTGAGTCACCTGTAGAGTTGGCTTCATCGCCAATGGAGGAGCAGTGGGGCAATGACCAGGAAGCAGAGCACATAGAAGACGAGGATTATGTTCCAATGAGGAATATCTCATCTTCACGATGGGCAGCTGGCAACAATTCTCCTGTTGATGAAGGTGAAATTGTGGAAGATCAGGAAATTCCTATAAGGAGGAAGAAGATGCCTCATTTGGAGTTTTTGGATTCCAGAGCACGCACCAAGTTATCAACTCCAGATCCTGGGGATTTTAAGAGAGAAGGTTCTGATGTGGCTAGAGGGAGGTCGTCAGAATCTGATGAGCGAGGCACCTGTGCTAGGTCTTTGAGTGGGGATGATTATCATGGGAATGGTTCTGGGAGGGATGACTACATGGAAATTGATGAGGAACACAATAACAGTGATTCTGATACAGATCCTGAGGATGAAGATGATTCTTGCAAAACACCAGAACCTGCAGGTCCACCTCAAAGAAGTGTAAACATGCTTCAGGGGTGTAGAAGTGTTGATGAGTTTGAGAgactaaataaaatagatgagGGCACTTATGGTGTTGTATATAGAGCCAGAGACAAGAAGACTGGGGAAATTGTAGCATTGAAGAAGGTAAAGATGGAGAAAGAACGTGAAGGTTTTCCACTGACTTCTCTTAGGGAAATAaacattcttctttcttttcatcatcCTTCAGTTGTTGATGTTAAAGAAGTTGTGGTAGGGAGTAGCCTTGATAGCATTTTTATGGTGATGGAGTACATGGAGCATGACCTCAAAGGACTCATGGAGTCAATGCGACAGCCATTTAGTCAGAGTGAAGTTAAATGCTTAATGCTCCAGTTGTTGGAGGGTGTGAAGTATCTTCATGATAATTGGGTTCTTCATCGAGATCTGAAAACGTCAAATCTGCTCTTGAATAATCGTGGTGAGTTGAAGATCTGTGACTTTGGGCTGGCTCGTCAATATGGAAGCCCGTTAAAAACATACACTCATTTGGTGGTTACTCTGTGGTACAG GGCACCAGAATTACTTTTGGGAGCCAAGCAATATTCAACGACAATTGACATGTGGTCCCTGGGCTGCATTATGGCTGAACTGTTATCGAAGGGACCTCTGTTTAATGGAAAAACAGAAGTAGATCAACTTGACAAG ATTTTCCGAATCCTTGGTACACCAAATGAGACAATCTGGCCTGGGTTTTCCAAGCTACCTGGAGTGAAGGTCAACTTTGTCAAGCATCA GTATAACCTGCTGCGTAAGAAATTTCCAGCAACATCCTTCACTGGATCACCGGTTCTTTCTGATTCTGGGTTTGATTTGTTGAACAAACTTCTTACCTATGACCCTGAGAAG CGAATTACTGCTGAAGCTGCTCTTAACCATGACTGGTTTCGTGAAGTTCCTCTTCCAAAGTCTAAAGATTTTATGCCTACTTTTCCTGCTCAGCATGCTCAAGACAG GCGTCTCCGAAGAATAAGGAAGAGTCCAGATCCTTTAGAAGAGCAGCGGAGAAAGGAGTCGCAACAAGGGGAGTTAGGGACCAGTGGTTTGTTTGGCTGA
- the LOC118053305 gene encoding uncharacterized protein isoform X2, which yields MADAHVIHFQTEHQPPPHTPLLDDDTDNIHSNSKSTPNHNPQQQNQGISIPNQNINQALEKLEAYLSFLGFNQSSLKSFLLSWAAFMLIGVLLPVALLELSQCSGCDKYQIKDFELDIVASQACLAAVSLICLSHNLRKYGIRKFLFVDRFGGHISRFSLLYIRQIKDSLRLLILWSLPCFILKVTREVIRVSYVRHESWLMSTAVLIGLIISWSYVSTISLSASILFHLICNLQVIHFEDYAKLLERDCDVLVFIEEHTRLRYHLSKISHRFRIFLILQFCVVTASQFVTLFRITGYRGIITGINGGDFAVSSIVQVVGIILCLHAATKISHRALGIASIASRWHALATCGQNDTSQLRVSNSTGNLEAANPQNSARINYSESDLESFDYIAMPTNMQLASYMTSYHKSAIFAEQSWGNNYFWLDCRSRTY from the exons ATGGCAGATGCTCATGTAATACACTTCCAAACAGAACACCAACCTCCACCCCACACCCCTCTTCTTGATGATGATACTGATAATATACATAGTAACAGTAAATCAACTCCTAATCACAATCCACAACAACAAAACCAAGGGATTAGTATTCCAAACCAAAACATCAATCAAGCACTAGAAAAGCTTGAAGCATATCTATCATTTCTGGGATTCAATCAATCTTCTCTCAAGAGTTTTCTGCTTTCATGGGCTGCTTTTATGCTGATCGGTGTCCTGCTTCCGGTAGCACTACTGGAGCTGTCCCAATGTTCAGGGTGCGACAAGTACCAGATTAAGGATTTCGAGCTTGATATTGTGGCATCACAGGCCTGTCTTGCTGCTGTTTCTTTGATTTGCTTATCGCATAATTTACGCAAGTACGGTATTAGAAAGTTTCTCTTTGTTGATCGTTTTGGTGGCCATATATCTCGCTTTTCCCTTCTCTACATTCGACAGATTAAG GATTCTTTACGCTTGCTGATCCTCTGGTCGCTGCCATGTTTCATTCTGAAAGTTACGCGTGAAGTCATCCGCGTCTCGTATGTACGTCATGAATCATGGTTGATGTCTACTGCTGTTTTAATTGGTCTGATTATATCCTGGAGTTATGTGAGTACAATATCTTTATCAGCCAGCATTTTGTTTCATCTAATCTGCAATTTGCAAGTAATTCACTTTGAAGACTACGCAAAGCTGCTGGAAAGGGATTGtgatgttttggtttttatagAGGAGCACACCCGTCTGCGTTATCATCTCTCTAAGATAAGTCATAGGTTCCGAATCTTTCTTATTCTCCAGTTCTGTGTTGTTACAGCTAGTCAATTTGTGACTCTATTCCGAATCACAGGCTATCGTGGAATTATTACTGGTATAAATGGCGGTGATTTCGCG GTTTCCTCGATTGTCCAGGTTGTTGGCATAATCCTTTGCTTGCATGCTGCTACAAAAATATCCCATAGAGCCCTGGGTATTGCATCCATAGCAAGTAGATGGCATGCGTTAGCAACATGTGGTCAAAATGATACATCTCAACTGAGAGTTTCAAACAGCACGGGGAACTTAGAAGCTGCGAATCCACAAAACTCAGCACGGATAAATTATTCTGAAAGCGATTTAGAGTCATTTGATTATATTGCAATGCCTACAAATATGCAGTTGGCATCCTACATGACCTCATATCACAAAAG TGCTATATTTGCAGAACAATCCTGGGGGAATAACTATTTTTGGCTGGATTGTCGATCGAGGACTTATTAA